In Fibrobacter sp. UWR2, the following are encoded in one genomic region:
- a CDS encoding ABC transporter permease: MSPFTLAKIAIRALLRNRMRTFLSVLGIVIGVAAVIAMVAMGEGSRISIKEQMTAMGSNAVIIMPNRDRRGGVQTESSEMLEEADLVAIREQATYIDGVSPMVTVSGQAIVGNNNSPTTLSGVSADYLKIRNYEIDDGVMFDDEADRMAKVCVIGQSVVKNLFPEGDPIGKTIRYKSIPLKVIGTLKSKGSGDFGQDNDDVIFTPYQTVMRRFSATTNIRQIYANSIGEGYAEKATEEIMAILKERRSWTKPTDPFRIFTQEEMIQTITSTSDMISLVLTIIAGISLFVGGIGIMNIMYVSVTERTKEIGLRMAIGARGRDIMFQFLFESVIISLLGGIIGIALGIAASEIVKNVFNMPMSVSVMSVVVSFGVCFATGVFFGWYPARKASRLDPIEALRFE, translated from the coding sequence ATGAGTCCTTTCACTTTAGCAAAAATCGCCATACGCGCGCTACTACGCAACCGCATGCGCACCTTCCTCTCGGTACTCGGCATCGTCATCGGTGTCGCGGCCGTCATCGCCATGGTCGCCATGGGCGAAGGCTCCCGTATTTCCATCAAGGAACAGATGACCGCGATGGGCTCGAACGCCGTCATCATCATGCCAAACCGTGACAGGCGCGGCGGCGTGCAGACGGAATCCTCCGAGATGCTCGAGGAGGCGGACCTAGTCGCAATCCGCGAGCAGGCGACATACATCGACGGGGTCTCCCCGATGGTCACCGTGAGCGGGCAGGCGATCGTCGGCAACAACAACTCCCCCACGACACTTTCCGGCGTTTCCGCCGACTACCTCAAAATCCGCAACTACGAAATCGATGACGGCGTGATGTTCGATGACGAAGCTGACCGCATGGCGAAAGTCTGCGTCATCGGGCAATCCGTAGTGAAGAACCTTTTCCCCGAGGGGGACCCTATCGGGAAAACCATACGCTACAAGAGCATCCCCCTGAAGGTCATCGGAACATTGAAATCGAAAGGCTCCGGCGATTTTGGGCAGGACAACGACGACGTGATTTTCACGCCGTACCAGACCGTAATGAGACGCTTCTCGGCGACAACGAACATCAGGCAAATCTACGCGAATTCTATCGGCGAAGGCTACGCCGAGAAAGCGACCGAGGAGATTATGGCCATACTGAAGGAACGCCGCAGCTGGACAAAGCCCACCGACCCGTTCCGCATATTCACCCAGGAAGAAATGATACAGACCATCACGAGCACATCGGACATGATATCGCTTGTGCTCACCATCATCGCCGGCATTAGCTTGTTTGTAGGTGGCATCGGAATCATGAACATCATGTACGTCTCGGTGACCGAGCGCACCAAGGAGATTGGGCTGCGCATGGCTATCGGCGCACGCGGTCGCGACATCATGTTCCAGTTCCTGTTCGAATCCGTCATCATCAGCCTGCTGGGCGGAATCATCGGGATTGCGCTTGGAATCGCAGCCTCCGAAATCGTAAAGAACGTGTTCAACATGCCCATGAGCGTATCCGTGATGAGTGTCGTGGTAAGCTTTGGCGTGTGCTTTGCCACCGGCGTATTTTTCGGTTGGTATCCCGCCCGCAAGGCAAGCCGGCTCGACCCCATCGAAGCACTCCGTTTCGAATAA
- a CDS encoding ABC transporter ATP-binding protein: protein MSEKSPILSIQNLRRDFKMGEETVHALRGVSFDIYPGEFVTIMGTSGSGKSTMLNILGCMDRPTGGHYILDGEHTEKLSRDALAKIRSKKIGFVFQSYNLLSRTTAIENVELPLLYNSKVSSEERHRRAVEALKMVGLEDRMNHLPNQMSGGQQQRVAIARALVNDPVIILADEATGNLDTRTSYEIMMIFQELHRQGKTIAFVTHEPDIATFSGRTITLRDGLLKKDVINENVQDAKAAFEALPPPEVFEE from the coding sequence ATGAGTGAAAAAAGCCCCATACTTTCGATACAGAACCTCCGCCGCGACTTCAAAATGGGCGAAGAAACCGTGCATGCCCTGCGCGGAGTCTCCTTCGACATCTACCCCGGCGAATTCGTGACCATCATGGGAACAAGCGGTTCCGGCAAGTCCACCATGCTGAATATCCTCGGATGCATGGACCGCCCCACCGGCGGGCACTACATACTGGACGGGGAACATACCGAAAAACTCAGCCGCGACGCGCTCGCGAAGATCCGCAGCAAGAAAATCGGGTTCGTATTCCAGAGCTATAACCTGCTCTCCCGTACTACGGCTATCGAGAACGTGGAACTGCCCCTGCTATACAATTCCAAGGTATCTTCCGAGGAACGCCACCGCCGTGCGGTAGAGGCGCTCAAGATGGTCGGGCTCGAAGACCGCATGAACCACCTGCCGAACCAGATGTCCGGCGGCCAGCAGCAGAGAGTCGCCATCGCCCGTGCCCTGGTGAACGACCCCGTAATCATCCTCGCCGACGAGGCGACCGGAAACCTGGACACGCGAACCAGCTACGAAATCATGATGATTTTCCAGGAACTGCACCGGCAGGGGAAAACCATCGCCTTCGTAACGCATGAACCCGACATCGCTACGTTTAGCGGGCGTACCATCACGCTGCGCGACGGGCTCCTGAAAAAAGATGTAATCAACGAGAACGTGCAGGACGCGAAAGCCGCATTCGAGGCGTTGCCCCCACCGGAGGTTTTTGAGGAATGA
- a CDS encoding thioredoxin family protein, with protein sequence MIRMRCVRVARVLAVFLLLMAGISSAAMKGQALVHWMDYSAALEKAKKNPKLIFVDLYADWCIPCRAMDATVYSDPSVAALLNNRFYAVKLDAESQDSIVCDGQKKTVKRCYFDVWELSVLPAFVLVAPKGLTILTVSDSMSPQEMKSLLLQFLIKEEEWIKR encoded by the coding sequence ATGATTCGCATGCGTTGCGTACGTGTTGCCCGCGTTCTGGCCGTTTTCCTTTTGCTGATGGCCGGAATATCCTCTGCCGCCATGAAGGGCCAGGCACTTGTTCACTGGATGGACTACTCGGCCGCGCTTGAGAAGGCGAAGAAAAACCCGAAACTCATCTTTGTAGACCTCTACGCGGACTGGTGCATTCCGTGTCGTGCGATGGATGCGACCGTCTATTCGGACCCGAGTGTCGCTGCGCTTTTGAACAACAGGTTCTATGCGGTCAAGCTCGACGCCGAATCGCAGGACTCCATCGTGTGCGACGGACAGAAGAAAACCGTGAAGCGCTGCTACTTCGACGTGTGGGAATTGAGCGTTTTGCCGGCGTTCGTGCTCGTGGCGCCAAAAGGTCTTACTATATTGACGGTATCGGATTCCATGAGTCCGCAAGAAATGAAGTCTCTTCTTTTGCAGTTTCTTATTAAAGAAGAGGAGTGGATAAAGAGATGA
- the ftsY gene encoding signal recognition particle-docking protein FtsY, whose translation MGLFSAIKSGLAKTRDALMGELKGIVGAGKITDDTLEELEEHLIKADVGVEAAFLLTDALREQALGKSLTTEQVLDIMRGEAERLLKDPPSFELKGKPHVILVIGVNGAGKTTTIGKLAARFIGEGKKVMIAACDTFRAAAIEQLETWAERSGAEFVKHQEGSDPAAVAFDACQAAVARGCDVVLVDTAGRLHNKDYLMEELKKIVRVIKKVNPDFPQDMWLVIDGNTGQNTINQTKIFNQSFPLTGLIVTKLDGTARGGAVLSIASSLQIPIRWIGMGERIDQLVPFSKAEYVEGLFENALEEQEP comes from the coding sequence ATGGGACTGTTTTCCGCTATCAAGAGCGGGCTTGCCAAGACCCGCGACGCCCTTATGGGCGAACTCAAGGGCATTGTCGGTGCGGGCAAGATTACCGACGACACGCTCGAGGAACTCGAGGAACATCTGATCAAGGCAGACGTTGGCGTGGAAGCCGCGTTCTTGTTGACGGATGCGCTCCGCGAGCAGGCGCTGGGCAAGTCGCTCACTACCGAGCAGGTGCTTGATATTATGCGGGGCGAGGCGGAGCGATTGCTGAAAGATCCGCCGTCGTTCGAACTTAAGGGCAAGCCGCACGTGATTCTTGTGATAGGCGTGAACGGCGCCGGCAAGACGACTACCATTGGCAAACTTGCCGCCCGTTTTATTGGTGAAGGCAAGAAGGTGATGATCGCCGCGTGCGATACGTTCCGCGCCGCCGCCATCGAGCAGCTGGAAACGTGGGCTGAGCGCAGTGGTGCGGAATTCGTGAAGCACCAGGAAGGCTCCGACCCGGCGGCCGTGGCGTTCGACGCCTGCCAGGCCGCCGTTGCGCGAGGCTGCGATGTGGTCCTTGTCGATACCGCCGGCCGACTTCACAATAAAGACTACCTGATGGAAGAGCTCAAGAAGATTGTCCGCGTCATCAAGAAGGTGAACCCGGACTTCCCGCAGGACATGTGGCTCGTGATTGACGGCAATACCGGGCAGAACACCATCAACCAGACGAAGATTTTCAACCAGAGCTTCCCGCTGACGGGGCTCATAGTCACAAAGCTCGACGGGACTGCACGTGGCGGTGCTGTCCTCAGCATAGCAAGTTCGCTCCAGATTCCCATCCGCTGGATTGGCATGGGCGAACGCATTGACCAGCTGGTGCCTTTCAGCAAGGCCGAATACGTGGAAGGCCTTTTCGAGAACGCTCTCGAAGAACAGGAACCTTGA
- a CDS encoding carbohydrate-binding domain-containing protein, with translation MKSIKLPMMAIPAILSLLACSEGNGPVAGPDDGGMGAEYPFSSSVGFDGGISGTEVPVDGFSSSSIFVPGAEVYSSSSVIPGFGASSSSIVGPGPVFSSSSVVIPSNAGDDENDNEDARTLNGTQILLKLAGTTATVENNNGCVEIADKVATITCPGAYYVTGESSDFQVVVNTPATDNEGNTGIYLYNATLKSSNSPILVKNADKAVLHLVKGTTNVVEDGNGNHVFTKVNGAQDTSKAAIYSRDDLNIKGAGKLTVNGKFKNGIQSSNDLKIKNGDITVVATDDGIRGKGSLQISGGTLNITANNGNGLKSDECEENPDGSFKDTVANKGFVKITGGDITIKGRKSGIKATNYIDVSDSTEPSTIKIESPNKGISAEKFIYVNGGTIDVKSDSSAIRTNWRVYMNAGDVTISTKKKGIHADSAIYLKGSTVNVVTSLEAIEAYQIFAEGGVTSVFATNDGWNGGGGPKNQNSSMAMFSESSGYITISGGYHYISVKGNMVDGLDANGTGKMTGGVVIVEITGESYESQGGGFNFGGGWSMPGMGGQQGGGNNCGAYNFAGGLIDTDDGFSITGGTLLAFGNYTMDVPGCTALTYNNSNYYGSSSAAVKPTHQGNYILYGGSVQSVSQVNTTGMKEFKFPNGVSYMYK, from the coding sequence ATGAAATCGATTAAACTGCCAATGATGGCGATTCCCGCTATTTTAAGCCTTCTAGCGTGTTCTGAGGGCAATGGACCGGTTGCTGGACCCGACGATGGAGGGATGGGTGCGGAGTACCCTTTTTCTAGCAGCGTAGGCTTTGATGGCGGAATTTCTGGAACGGAAGTTCCCGTTGACGGTTTTTCCAGCTCGAGCATTTTCGTTCCGGGCGCAGAAGTTTACAGTTCTAGCAGCGTCATTCCCGGTTTTGGTGCCTCCAGTTCGAGCATCGTGGGCCCGGGCCCTGTTTTTTCCAGTTCAAGCGTCGTGATTCCCAGTAACGCGGGCGACGACGAGAACGACAACGAAGATGCGAGAACGCTGAACGGCACGCAGATTCTTTTGAAGCTTGCGGGGACGACGGCTACCGTGGAAAACAACAACGGCTGTGTCGAGATTGCAGATAAAGTAGCGACTATCACGTGTCCGGGCGCCTATTACGTTACCGGCGAATCATCCGATTTCCAGGTCGTGGTGAACACTCCGGCGACCGATAACGAGGGCAATACCGGCATTTACCTCTATAATGCGACATTGAAGAGCAGCAATTCGCCCATCCTCGTGAAGAACGCCGACAAGGCGGTGCTCCACTTGGTGAAGGGAACCACGAACGTTGTGGAAGACGGCAACGGCAATCACGTGTTTACCAAGGTTAACGGCGCGCAGGATACATCAAAGGCCGCGATTTATTCTAGGGACGACCTGAACATCAAGGGTGCGGGTAAGTTGACAGTGAATGGCAAGTTCAAGAACGGCATCCAGTCGAGCAACGATCTCAAGATCAAGAACGGCGACATTACCGTGGTTGCAACCGACGATGGTATCAGAGGCAAGGGCAGCCTCCAGATTTCGGGTGGAACGCTGAACATCACGGCCAACAATGGCAACGGCCTTAAAAGCGACGAATGCGAGGAAAATCCCGATGGCAGTTTCAAGGACACTGTGGCGAACAAGGGCTTCGTGAAAATTACAGGTGGCGACATTACCATCAAGGGGCGCAAGAGCGGCATCAAGGCGACCAATTACATTGATGTGAGCGACTCCACCGAACCTTCGACCATCAAGATTGAATCTCCCAACAAGGGGATCTCTGCCGAAAAGTTCATCTATGTCAACGGCGGCACCATCGACGTGAAGTCGGATTCCTCCGCAATCCGTACCAACTGGCGTGTCTACATGAACGCCGGCGACGTGACCATCTCGACAAAGAAGAAGGGCATTCATGCGGATTCCGCCATTTACCTGAAGGGCTCCACGGTCAACGTCGTTACCTCTCTCGAGGCCATAGAGGCCTACCAGATTTTTGCCGAGGGCGGAGTCACCTCCGTGTTTGCGACAAACGACGGCTGGAACGGCGGTGGCGGCCCCAAGAACCAGAATAGTTCCATGGCCATGTTCAGCGAGAGCAGCGGCTATATCACCATCAGCGGCGGCTACCACTACATCAGCGTGAAGGGCAACATGGTTGACGGGCTAGATGCCAACGGTACCGGAAAAATGACCGGCGGCGTGGTGATTGTCGAAATCACCGGCGAAAGCTACGAGAGCCAGGGCGGCGGTTTCAACTTCGGCGGTGGCTGGAGCATGCCGGGCATGGGCGGCCAGCAAGGCGGCGGAAACAACTGCGGGGCCTACAACTTTGCCGGGGGGCTTATCGATACCGACGACGGATTTTCAATTACTGGCGGCACCCTCCTCGCGTTCGGCAACTACACGATGGATGTTCCCGGATGTACGGCCCTGACCTACAACAACAGCAACTACTACGGTTCTAGCAGTGCGGCGGTCAAGCCGACTCACCAGGGCAACTACATTCTGTACGGCGGGTCTGTGCAGTCGGTGTCGCAGGTAAATACCACCGGCATGAAGGAATTCAAGTTCCCCAACGGCGTGAGCTACATGTACAAATAG
- a CDS encoding ATP-dependent Clp protease proteolytic subunit — MADCNEKKENQVPEMMKKAEEFLASKRRIFLWGGVDDESAERIVKQLLYLDSLNHEDIVFFINSPGGVISSGLAIYDCMNAIESDVVTVCCGQAASMGAVLLTAGAKGKRIAWPNARIMIHQPLIHGEIVAPASDIQIQAEEMLRIRGITGKILAETSGHTIEEIDRDTERDNFMSAEEAKAYGLVDKVESLV, encoded by the coding sequence ATGGCCGATTGTAACGAGAAGAAAGAGAACCAAGTTCCCGAGATGATGAAGAAGGCGGAAGAATTCCTCGCCTCCAAGCGCCGCATTTTTTTGTGGGGCGGTGTCGATGATGAGAGCGCCGAACGCATTGTGAAGCAGCTTCTGTACCTCGATTCGCTGAACCACGAAGACATCGTGTTCTTCATCAACAGCCCGGGCGGCGTGATTTCCAGCGGCCTTGCCATCTACGACTGCATGAACGCCATTGAAAGCGATGTCGTGACGGTTTGCTGCGGCCAGGCGGCTTCCATGGGCGCCGTGCTCCTCACTGCCGGTGCGAAGGGCAAGCGCATTGCATGGCCGAACGCCCGCATCATGATTCACCAGCCGCTCATCCACGGCGAAATTGTGGCGCCTGCAAGCGATATCCAGATCCAGGCCGAAGAGATGCTGCGCATCCGTGGCATCACGGGCAAGATCCTTGCCGAGACTTCGGGCCACACGATCGAGGAAATCGACCGCGACACCGAACGCGACAACTTCATGAGCGCCGAAGAGGCCAAGGCATACGGCCTGGTCGACAAGGTCGAAAGCCTGGTTTAA
- a CDS encoding DUF6345 domain-containing protein, whose protein sequence is MKKILLTSIVLLMAANLFALEYEPSWRRADWYPITMLKISSAAIDDYSHLPGATNLTTSIEARDAFVTYMTQSYNRRYPSYQVIQPYVFTNYTAKADSFKSAQLYHSNIVFFAGHGNQQALAFYDRIADVDYKAFGGDIKWVFLDACLVLNVNKSDKLNMGPGNSYRDPDKFTKLKNAFIGTHAILGYYSIGIRLRSSSETYSSKTKYKYFAQYFIENDMGIWEAYKKAHKTYYDGAKEYLAGYEPAIAYIKGTDQYGRQHDGSTEKISSTYEVAMNPHQSGRNYDVKFYTQKYGTPEY, encoded by the coding sequence ATGAAAAAAATACTACTTACCTCAATTGTTTTATTAATGGCGGCAAACTTGTTTGCCTTGGAATATGAACCTTCATGGCGTCGAGCGGATTGGTATCCGATTACGATGCTCAAGATATCGTCAGCGGCGATTGATGATTACTCGCATTTGCCGGGTGCTACGAATCTCACGACATCCATTGAGGCTCGTGATGCATTTGTCACTTATATGACTCAGTCCTATAATAGGCGCTATCCTAGTTATCAGGTCATACAGCCGTATGTCTTTACAAATTATACTGCCAAAGCCGATAGTTTCAAGAGCGCTCAACTTTATCATTCGAATATTGTTTTCTTTGCCGGTCATGGCAACCAACAGGCTCTTGCTTTCTATGATAGGATTGCTGATGTGGATTACAAGGCGTTTGGTGGTGACATCAAGTGGGTCTTTCTCGATGCTTGCTTAGTCCTGAATGTCAATAAGAGTGATAAATTGAATATGGGTCCCGGAAACTCGTACAGAGATCCGGACAAGTTTACAAAGTTGAAGAATGCCTTTATCGGTACTCATGCAATTTTGGGGTATTATTCGATTGGAATAAGACTCCGTTCAAGTAGTGAAACGTACAGTTCAAAAACGAAATACAAGTATTTCGCACAGTACTTCATTGAAAATGATATGGGAATCTGGGAAGCTTACAAGAAAGCTCATAAGACATATTATGATGGAGCTAAGGAATACTTGGCTGGATACGAGCCTGCAATCGCCTATATCAAGGGGACGGACCAGTATGGCCGTCAGCACGATGGCAGTACCGAAAAGATTTCGAGTACGTACGAGGTCGCGATGAACCCGCACCAGAGTGGCAGAAACTACGATGTAAAGTTCTACACCCAAAAATACGGCACGCCGGAGTATTAA
- a CDS encoding glycosyltransferase family 2 protein: MSGDIYFYLQVAFWALVFLLALCYGIFPVTLPFVSELFKRRRRDIDKNFGLPTVSLLISAYNEEGVIERKIHNILEIDYPKEKLEVLIGDDGSADRTAEIIARYADQGITLVKAPKNAGKAAMLNRLQKIAKGDILVFCDANTMFFPNVVRKLVAPFEDRKIGCTCGHLILSDKSGSVLGQGESSYWDLESEIKKFEGILDRLIGGNGALYAIRRELYTELPVKKSVMDDFFITTKILQKGSFCTFVSSAIGTEQTSKESIGEFRRKVRIGRANFNYLWSYLPLLNPFRPLLAYLFFSHKFLRWFSPHIIILMFILNALLLPCGMVYCVSFALMLLIALLCVTKVVPSGYYFMTMNLALLKGFFLSFCREKSGGWAREARTDE, from the coding sequence ATGAGCGGAGATATCTATTTCTATTTGCAGGTGGCGTTCTGGGCGCTCGTTTTCTTGCTTGCGCTCTGTTACGGAATCTTCCCGGTAACGCTCCCGTTTGTGAGCGAACTGTTCAAGCGCCGTCGCCGCGACATCGACAAGAATTTTGGACTGCCGACCGTTTCGCTCTTGATTTCTGCGTACAACGAGGAAGGAGTCATCGAACGTAAAATCCACAATATCCTCGAGATTGACTATCCCAAGGAAAAACTCGAGGTACTGATTGGTGATGACGGTTCTGCCGACCGCACTGCAGAAATAATCGCGCGCTATGCCGACCAGGGCATCACTCTGGTGAAGGCTCCGAAGAATGCGGGCAAGGCAGCCATGCTCAACCGCCTGCAGAAAATTGCGAAGGGCGACATCCTCGTGTTCTGCGATGCGAATACGATGTTCTTCCCCAATGTGGTGCGTAAACTCGTGGCGCCCTTCGAGGACAGGAAAATCGGGTGTACTTGCGGTCACCTGATTCTTTCGGACAAGAGTGGCAGCGTGCTCGGGCAGGGTGAAAGTTCCTACTGGGATCTGGAATCCGAAATCAAGAAGTTCGAGGGAATTCTCGATAGGCTTATCGGTGGAAACGGCGCCCTCTATGCGATTAGGCGTGAACTTTATACGGAACTTCCGGTCAAGAAGAGCGTCATGGACGACTTCTTCATCACCACGAAAATTTTGCAGAAGGGCAGTTTCTGTACGTTTGTCTCGAGCGCCATCGGTACGGAACAGACGTCTAAGGAAAGTATCGGCGAATTCCGCCGCAAGGTGCGCATTGGCCGTGCGAATTTCAACTACTTGTGGTCTTACCTGCCTTTACTGAATCCGTTCCGCCCGCTGCTTGCCTACCTGTTCTTCTCGCACAAGTTCTTGCGCTGGTTTTCCCCGCATATTATTATCCTCATGTTCATTCTGAACGCCTTGTTGCTCCCCTGTGGTATGGTATATTGCGTGAGTTTCGCTCTTATGCTCCTGATCGCGCTCCTTTGCGTGACGAAGGTTGTGCCCAGCGGTTACTACTTCATGACGATGAATCTCGCCTTGTTAAAGGGGTTCTTCCTCTCGTTCTGTCGCGAAAAGAGCGGCGGTTGGGCGCGCGAAGCGAGAACCGACGAGTAA
- the pflB gene encoding formate C-acetyltransferase, with the protein MSEAWKGFNGGLWQEEINVRDFIQRNYTAYEGGKEFLAGPTDATEKLWGELQKLQAEERKKGGVLDMDTDIVSTITSHKPGYISESLKDLEKVVGLQTDKPLKRAFMPFGGIKMAEESCQQYGYTPSAELHKIFTEYHKTHNQGVFDCYTPEIRAVRKAHLLTGLPDTYGRGRIVGDYRRVALYGIDYIIKQKQNDLAHVGDGTMTDDVIRLREEVAEQIKALKAMKVMAASYGFDISKPATNAREAFQWLYFGYLSAIKTQNGAAMSVGRISTFLDIYIERDLKNGTLTESDAQELVDHMVMKFRMVKFARIESYNQLFSGDPVWATLEVAGMGQDGRSMVTKNDFRFLHTLENMGPSPEPNLTVLYTKRLPENFKEYAAFISVTTSSIQYENDDVMRPVWGDDYSICCCVSATQTGKEMQFFGARANLAKALLYAINGGKDEEGGLVPGMQIGPELAPITGDYLNYDEVMHKYDIMLEWLAGIYVNTLNLIHYMHDKYYYEAAELALIDTDVRRTFATGIAGFSHVVDSLCAIKYAKVKVIRGENGLAKDFEVEGDFPKYGNDDDRADEVAVWLLKEFIGKVKKHHTYRGAEPTTSILTITSNVVYGKATGSLPDGRPAHAPFAPGANPSYGAEKNGLLASLNSVAKLPYEYALDGISNTQTISPNALGHSDDERAQKLVTVMDGYFAQGAHHLNVNVFGVEKLLDAQAHPEKPEYANFTIRVSGYAVKFLSLTKEQQDDVISRTCHGVL; encoded by the coding sequence ATGAGTGAAGCTTGGAAAGGCTTTAACGGCGGACTCTGGCAAGAAGAAATCAATGTCCGCGATTTCATCCAACGTAACTACACTGCCTACGAAGGCGGCAAGGAATTTTTGGCGGGTCCGACCGACGCGACCGAAAAGCTCTGGGGCGAACTCCAGAAGTTGCAGGCCGAAGAACGCAAGAAAGGCGGCGTGCTCGACATGGACACCGATATCGTCTCGACGATTACGAGCCACAAGCCGGGCTACATCAGCGAAAGCCTCAAGGACTTGGAAAAGGTGGTCGGCCTCCAGACCGACAAGCCGCTCAAGCGCGCATTCATGCCGTTCGGCGGAATCAAGATGGCCGAGGAATCCTGCCAGCAGTACGGCTACACACCGAGCGCCGAGTTGCACAAGATTTTCACCGAATACCACAAGACGCATAACCAGGGCGTGTTCGACTGCTACACTCCCGAAATCCGCGCCGTCCGCAAGGCTCACCTCCTTACCGGCCTCCCGGACACCTACGGCCGCGGCCGCATCGTGGGCGACTACCGCCGCGTAGCCCTCTACGGTATCGACTACATCATCAAGCAGAAGCAGAACGACCTCGCCCACGTGGGCGACGGCACCATGACCGACGACGTCATCCGCCTGCGCGAAGAAGTCGCCGAACAGATCAAGGCCCTCAAGGCCATGAAGGTGATGGCCGCAAGCTACGGCTTCGACATCTCGAAGCCCGCCACGAACGCCCGCGAAGCCTTCCAGTGGCTCTATTTCGGCTACCTTTCCGCCATCAAGACGCAGAACGGCGCCGCAATGAGCGTTGGCCGCATTTCGACCTTCCTCGACATCTATATCGAACGCGACCTCAAAAACGGCACGCTCACCGAAAGCGACGCGCAGGAACTCGTGGACCACATGGTCATGAAGTTCCGCATGGTCAAGTTCGCCCGCATCGAAAGCTACAACCAGCTCTTCAGCGGCGACCCGGTGTGGGCCACCCTCGAAGTGGCCGGCATGGGCCAGGATGGCCGCTCTATGGTCACCAAGAACGACTTCCGCTTCCTGCACACGCTCGAGAACATGGGCCCCTCTCCGGAGCCGAACCTCACCGTGCTCTACACCAAGCGCCTGCCCGAGAACTTCAAGGAATACGCCGCCTTCATTTCTGTGACGACCAGTTCCATCCAGTACGAAAACGACGACGTGATGCGCCCGGTCTGGGGTGACGACTACAGCATCTGCTGCTGCGTTTCTGCAACGCAGACCGGCAAGGAAATGCAATTCTTCGGCGCCCGCGCGAACCTCGCCAAGGCGCTCCTCTACGCCATCAACGGCGGTAAGGATGAAGAAGGCGGCCTGGTGCCCGGCATGCAGATCGGCCCGGAACTCGCTCCGATTACCGGCGACTACCTGAACTACGACGAAGTGATGCACAAGTACGACATCATGCTCGAATGGCTCGCAGGTATCTACGTGAATACGCTGAACCTCATCCACTACATGCACGACAAGTACTACTACGAAGCTGCGGAACTCGCCCTTATCGATACCGATGTGCGCCGCACGTTCGCGACGGGTATCGCAGGCTTCAGCCACGTGGTCGACAGTCTCTGCGCCATCAAGTATGCAAAGGTGAAGGTCATCCGCGGCGAAAACGGTCTCGCGAAGGACTTCGAGGTCGAAGGCGACTTCCCGAAGTACGGAAACGACGACGACCGCGCCGACGAAGTCGCAGTCTGGCTGCTCAAGGAATTTATCGGCAAGGTCAAGAAGCACCACACCTACCGCGGTGCCGAGCCCACGACCTCCATCCTCACGATTACCAGCAACGTCGTCTACGGCAAGGCTACTGGCAGCCTCCCCGACGGCCGCCCGGCACACGCCCCGTTCGCTCCCGGTGCAAACCCGAGCTACGGCGCCGAAAAGAACGGTTTGCTCGCCTCGCTCAACTCTGTCGCCAAGCTCCCGTACGAATACGCGCTCGATGGCATCAGCAACACGCAGACGATTAGTCCGAATGCTCTCGGCCACAGCGATGACGAACGCGCACAGAAACTCGTGACTGTGATGGACGGCTATTTCGCCCAGGGCGCACACCACCTGAACGTGAACGTGTTCGGCGTGGAAAAGCTGCTCGACGCTCAGGCTCACCCGGAAAAGCCCGAATACGCGAACTTCACCATCCGCGTTTCCGGCTACGCTGTCAAGTTCCTCTCGCTCACGAAGGAACAGCAGGACGACGTGATCAGCCGTACCTGCCACGGCGTGCTGTAA